The Nilaparvata lugens isolate BPH unplaced genomic scaffold, ASM1435652v1 scaffold6815, whole genome shotgun sequence DNA segment cttattatggagagattttacaacatcaccatcaattctacgtTTTAAATaaccttttcctacagttaccttgaaaagtgacgattcctgcactgattacagaacgcaaagattcacttttccgctctagtgcgggaaaaaaattttctgcactccagatttgcaacatggcaacacaaaatagttggtgggttatatggaggattagtgcacgaaaacaaaaattaagttggtaaaaatgactgtggttagatttagataagaataatttcaatggctaccctacatttatgataaaatcccaatctagaaatccaaaacaagaataatgttcatctaaatcataattaaataatcataatttacgaattctcatcattaaataataaataatagttcttttctattgataattattatttcaactccaagaaatgagaaaagtagcaaatatacattataaaattcgaattttgaggttaaatgattaccgttcgatattcatataaataaaaataataaaaaacataacaatactacaataaatattctctgttgtctatgttatttttataaatatttttcagtttactttgagcattttctcgttaatttgagcaaaagtctgaatttctgaatcgtgtttcagtaatttttagctggatgaaactaacttaggtacgattcttcccactaggtcgcgcgcttgtcggttcagccatcttgttgtgttcagccatcttgcatctcggttcagccaacaagctgttggcgtgtattttgaatgtgaagtttttgttccatctgcattttttctgattcttgaatgaataaaaatgagaactttggctgagaattttcaacttcaattggattatcaatttttaaatgaatcaaagttgctattaataacagcatcacacacacacaagcatttgatgcatttcagccatcattttacccataatcattcatctctgtatgtctcttaaaattattcagtttgtactacatttttttttcttttttcagtaccatatatatatatatatatatatatatgtatataaatatatatatatatatatatatatatatatatatgtatgtattttttttaaCTACAGAAGTTTGGTTCAACAGCATTAAGTGCTCTCCACATCCTCtaaagatatttttttttatttttactctactttacatattctattgtttttttattataaatcttcAACTGTCAGGTTGTTATAATGCAGTTCACGATGCTCATTCCCCACACCCAGACTTGTTGTCTTTGTGGggaatattcactatttatcTAATGTTTCTGCTGCTGTGTTACTTTTTTTTGTGATGTAATAaagatcatttgaatttgaatttgaatcaaccacttctcatattcaatggtaactgtaggaaaaattaaatgtaaaattacgtgctcctctgctgcactcaagaagccattccgcctacggctcgggcgtaaacgtttctttcggtgcagcaaactgtcactttgcgcactagttgcacaaataactatttcagctTTTTCTTGAGCTCTATTCTTCCTGCGATACTCATTGAAAGCAACTGTGAAACTGGAAATTcctcatcaaaatataataataaaacatgcTTGCATAAAGTTTTACATTTGCTAACCAAACTTTACTTTTACAGATTTTTTACACAATTCGGGCGTTATTTATCGCGATTTGAAGCTGGAAAATGTTCTTCTAGACGAAGAGGGGCATACGCAACTCATTGACTTTGGTCTGGCAAAATGGCTACCCTACAATAAGAGGACTTCAACAATATGTGGAACTCTTCAATATATGGGTGAGAAGATGAAAATGACTTTGAAATCAATTTACAAACAAACTCTTCTCTTTATtcgaatttataataatattatatcaattatattatatctcGTTTTCATCCATATTGCTTCCCAGCTACAAAGAGCATGATTGACCATAAACATCGGCCAATCGACTTGTAACTATtgggcctggttgcacaaaatccggtttaattttaatcgtgattaaattctTCGAGGACCAATCGGAGAAACCGCactatcaaaaaggccttctctgattggttctcgtgaaattaatcacggttaaatttaaccggcttttgtgcaaccgggccgtGATCTCCCAAATTTCAACCATTTCATTTATAACACAGTGCAAGATAAATAAGACTGATTCTTTCTTCAATTCTACGTGGATAGTTCCAGTCCGAATTCACAATTATTAAGATTAAGGAGATCAGATACGATGCAATATTAAACAATTGATTAAAACCTATAGAATTTGTGAATTGTGTCATTATTGGTGTTGAGTTTTTGCGGTTTATTTCTGTTTTTCATTCTGTTTTCATACGTTCATTCTCCGACATAACACTATTGTTTAATATTTCGAAATGTTAGtgttaataatgtgaaatatttcttatatgtttggttttgaagcatttaattttaaaaatctactttgtgaaaataattaaggattgaaaattttgtgaagtgaacaactacaagactttgTAGTCcgaacctatttcggactatgtgtaactttatctaaatttaggagagtaatagcacaaggttaccctattttttctctccctatcattttgatgatgtacttattgtatgaatcaatacagaataaagaatattgcCGCTTTTGTTCTGTTCATCATTTTACTTAACCTTTTGTAGTTCATTGGCTCTCTTTTGACTTGCTATGTGTATGTTCAGCCTCAGTaccatatatattataatattatgaaataattgcgATTATAATTACTGACATTAATTGATGCAACTTGTTTCTAGCTCCTGAAATCCTGAGCGTTGAGAACGGATACAGTCACGCTGTTGACTGGTGGTCTTTGGGTGTTCTTGCCTGTGTGCTGATTACTTCAAAGGTGAGTTCCGAACTCTCAATTTTGCAAgaaatactgttaatatttctCAAGCTCTTtccaaaattaattttgttcaCATCAAGTTGATATCTACAAGTTTCTCTGTACGTCTTCACAACTCATATGCCCGGTTCCTtggacacttattaaatctaatgaaccattaaacctatagtttcaattttaatgGTCCATTGTGTTTAATAATGTCCAAAAATGTCCATCTTTTGTCTGAAGCACCTTGTCTAGTGGTTGTTGGTGAAGGTTGTTAATTCGATTTGCAGATTGAAACTTTTCAGCTTTCCGAAAGTTTGAACTTTTTTACACCAACATATTTCAACTATTTACCAGCAAAAATAAAGGAATTTCAGGTaaaaagtatattattatatagacAATATTTCAATGATAACTTTACTTGTTTAGGGCTAATTGAGTTTGCAAttaagtttcaaaataattctaatataaatgacatcttgaatttttaattttcataatcaatatttcaatattgtagtATAGTTTGAATCAAATTAAGACTGCCTACTATACCATACCTACACTAATGTGCATTAAAAGTAGTAGAAAATAGTTAGTATGTGATAGAAATGTGTTAAGTGTAGATAGAATATGTTTATTTAGGCTTTTAGAGTTAAGTTTGTTTTTagtccttcaaaattatttcttaatgtgaatatttccttttagtgataataatttgaaatatttcttttatgtTTGGCTTTGAAtaatctgaaattaaaaatctactttgttaaaataattaagaactgaaaattttgtgaagtgaacaacaactAGACTATTTCGAGCTAAACGTTATctaaattagggagaggaatagcacaaggctatcttattttttctctttctatcattttaatgatgtactaattgtatgaatcaataaataatgaataaatgaatattcgtATAgcctattttgtttttattgtaaaCTTCTAGGAGACTGTTATTTGAATAAGATTATCATAATCTCAACAGGAAAAATTTGTATGACTTTAGATGTATGTAATAATGTTTACCAAGTGTTTAGAATTATTTCgtaatataaataatgtattagaTGTGTTAAGtgatagtattttatttttgtttattctcattttctAAGCTGGaattttatgttttctcaagagttattttttaaagtattataattatttagtttcTTCTACAGGTAATATACCTTTGGGTTTTTGTTCTAAATACACTTAATAAGTATTTTAAATCAGGTTAAGCGTATGATAATCTTATCTCCTACTCCCTCTGGCGAACAAGAGTCATCTTATGCCAGTGTTTTTTTTCACTTACCGTctattattataacattctAGTTAGATTGTATTGTCATGCTGAactttatttgatttatgtatatatatttatgagtgtggaataaatttaaaatttactgtaaatttatatttatgtatataaGTATAGAATAATATGTAATAGTTTGTATTATGTATGATATAATTTTATGGATCAATAAATCagtttaaatcaattatttcaaatttcccaTGCCTGTACTATCATGTAATCTTCAATTTCGTGCTCCGTCGGTAACCATTTTTATAATGCATTCTTCCAACCTGACATCTCtacatttggtagagagttagtggggaggatattttaatattctttcagaagatggacattgatatgtccaaagctccgccaattcatgtagatgcataacaatataattatctatagttattatattacaaattactttttcatatcatatacagttcaataattattttcttagtctatattatgtaaattcatctataattttgctgtgtaagctattgtatataagtatataagacagtatatattgtaatctacataaataaagtactcaatcaatcaatcaatctcatccTAAGAAAAGCAGTGTCTATTATCCAAAGCCTATACTTTGGTTCACcgaaattcattcataaatatcaagaTCAATGATCAATGAGTTTAAAGCCTGCCTTGCAATCTATTTTGGGACAGTGATTTGCTTtaatagttttcaaaaataactCAGGAATTTGTAGCCTCAGATGCAACGTTGATAGATTTGAGTTCTACAAAATTGTTATgctaataaaatgaatattttttcagaaGTTCACTGATGACTTGTCTCagggaatagaatagaatagaaaatgtgGTATAGGAATGCCGTCCTATTCtagataataatagtaatgCCTAGTGATAGATAGGACCCGCGGGGCATAATCTGCATCAGCTAGACACTTCTAGGATAATCAAGTGTggtaaattaatatttttctattaatagAATTTCGGTAATTTATCGAACATTCCTCTATTATCAAATTCTAGGCCTATTCGAATATTGGATAATAAATAACCTGGCTGACTCATTCACAGAAAGTTTACATTGCTTGCAAACTTGTCTAttactatagagaggtccacgttataatggcagtgtttgattagcaatgatattgctatccttgtctagcgctatctctttctcactttgctctgttgtcagatcgtctactaacaatgtagaattgataattaatcaacaaaatatttcatattaatcatgaaattattgaaaaatataatttcttgcttaataaaatataattgattattccaaacgagaatgaacagttaatatctatatatataaaagcgaaatggcactcactcactgactgactgactgactcactcactcactcgcataactaaaaatctaccggaccaaaaacgttcaaattggtaggtatgttcagttggccctttagaggcgcactaagaaatcttttggcaatatttcaactctaagggttgtttttaagggtttaaagttcgtcttttagcatgtatattcttcttctcccaatctcttaattataattgaaatttccatatcatatgttactatagaactataatctagatagagtaccgcttcgaaacagttgttaacaggcaactaaatta contains these protein-coding regions:
- the LOC120356467 gene encoding serine/threonine-protein kinase S6KL-like; amino-acid sequence: SNFVSGGELLSLCQVYGSLPEELVAIYVAEIALALDFLHNSGVIYRDLKLENVLLDEEGHTQLIDFGLAKWLPYNKRTSTICGTLQYMAPEILSVENGYSHAVDWWSLGVLACVLITSKVSSELSILQEILLIFLKLFPKLILFTSS